The Flavobacteriales bacterium genome contains the following window.
GGAAGGGAGAGGATGCCGTCCCAGCGGCCAAGCGCGCCGCCGAAGAACTGCAGAAGCAGATGGAGGCTGCGATGCGGGCGAGGGGGTTGTGCTGAGACGTTCTTCCGGCTGGATCGCTTCGTCGTTCCTCCTCGCGATGACGGTTCGACAACCGTCATCGCGAGCCCTTCGCAGGGCGACGCGATCCAGCACTAGGAAGTGTGCGCTGTTCTGCACATCTTGTCGCTCATGCCCCTGACGAAATCCCCGTCGCTTGCTGAGCCGCCTCGGCTGCCGGATTTCCCGCATGGCGAGGACCTGCTCCAGTTCATTTGGGAGCAGCAGCTTTTCGCACGGCATGATCTCGCCACAGTAGAAGGAAACTCTGTGGAGGTGGTGAAGCCGGGGCGTTTGCAACCCAACTCCGGTCCTGACTTCCACGACGGGCGTATCCGGCTCGATGACCAGTTGTTCGCGGGGAACATCGAAGTGCATGTGCGTGCGAGCGAGTGGTTCCTGCACAGGCACCACGAAGATCCGGCCTACGACAACGTCATCCTGCACGTTGTTCACACCCACGACATGGATGTGCGCACGAGCAAGGGCGGCCGCGTGCCCACCTTGGTGCTCGGCGATCGCATAAGCAAATGGAGCTTGGCGGCATACGAGCGCTTGATGCACACCAAGGCGTGGGTGCCGTGCGCAGGTTCCATCGGTGCCGTCGATCCAGCGCGCATCGACTTCTGGTTGGAGCGGCTGCTCATTGAGCGCTTGGAGCGTAAGACGAAGGACGTCGAGCAGGTCATAGCGCGCTGTCGTGGAGATGAGGCCGAGGCTTTCCACCAGCATTTGGCCGCTGGCTTCGGCTTCAAGGTGAACGCCGAACCCTTCGCCCAGTTGGCGCGCGCGCTGCCGCTGAAGGTGCTGCTCAAGTACCGCGACAACGCTTTGCGCACCGAGGCACTTGTTCTCGGGACGGCGGGTCTTCTGCAAGTGGATTTCGTGGATGAGCATCCGCGGCGGATACAGGAAGAATTCACGGCGCTGGCGGTCCTCCATGGATTGAGGCCGCTTTCCCCGGCGATCTGGAAGTTCGGTCGATTGCGCCCGGCCAACTTCCCCACGGTGCGCCTAGTGCAATTCGCCCGGCTGTTCTCAAAGCTCGATGGCGTTTTCGGGCGTTTGTTGGAGCAGGAGCGTGCCGCGGATCTCATTCCTCTGCTCGAAGTGGAGGCCGACGGTTATTGGCATGACCACTGGCTACTGGACAAAACCGCCAAACCGGAGCCAAAGCGTTTGGGCAGCACGGCCGCGGAGCTGCTGGTCATCAACGTCATCGTGCCTTTCCTCTTTGCGGTGGGCCGCTTGCACGGCAAACCCGAACTGGCCGACCGCGCGCTTGGCCTGCTCGATCAGCTACCGCCCGAAGCCAACACCATCATTGAGGGCTGGGAAAGTCTCGGCATCCGTGCCCGCTCTGCCGCACGCACCCAACCCTTGCTCGAACTGAAGAACGAATACTGCGGGCAACGCCGTTGCCTACATTGCGTCATCGGCACGGAACTGCTCAAGCGACCTGCACCATGATCGACCGCATCAAGACCGTTACGGAACGCCAGGCGTTCGGCGTGTGCGCATGGTGGGGCGACAAGCTCAACATCAAACCCGAGCAAGTACGCCTCAGCTTCATCTATCTGGGCTGCATCACTGCTGGCCTGCACCTCGTCGTCTACCTGGTTATGGCTTTCGTGCTCCAGCACAAGGAGCGCATCAAGCGTCCCTTCAGCAAGCGGAGCACGGTGTGGGAGTTGTAGGCTGGTGTCCCTCCATTCCGTAGGCTTGCATTCCCTCCCGTTCCGCACAACGTGCCCGTTGCGCAGCCCGGTTGCACCGCGATGAACACGGACATCATCATCATTGGATCCGGGGCCGGGGGCTTGTCGGCCGCCATTTGTCTGGCCCGTGCGGGCAAGAAGGTCCTGGTGCTGGAGCAGCACGATGTCCCCGGCGGCTGGTGCCACAGTTTCCAATTGCACGGGCACCGCTTCAGTCCGGGTGTGCACTACATCGGCATGATGGGCGAGGGGGAAAGCACCCGCGAACTCTATGAAGGCCTGGGCGTAGCCAACGACATGGTGTTCTTCCGCATGAACCCCACGGCCTATGAGCATTGCTGGATCGGTGAACACCGCATCGATATGCCTGCGGGGATGGACAACCTGTTCGAGCACCTTGCCGCTCGTTTCCCGCACGAGCGCAAAGGGTTGAAGCGCTACCTCACCACGGTGCGCAACGTCAGCGACCAATTGCAGCTCATTCATCGCATGAGCGGTTTCTGGGACCACCTCACCATCCCGTTCCGCACGCGGCACTTGGGCAAGTACGGTCTGTTCAGCTTGAAGCGCGTCATCGACTGGCACATCAAAGATCCGCTGCTCAAGAGCGTGCTCAATGTGCAGTGCGGCGATCATGGGCTTCCGCCGAGCCTTGCGCCCTTCCCGGTGCACGCTGCTGTGATGCAGCACTACTTCGATGGTGGCTACTACCCGATAGGCGGTGGCGCCGGGATCGTGAAGGCCATGACCAACGCGATCAAGAGGCATGGCGGCGTGGTCCGCACCAGCGCGCGCGTAAAGCGCATCCTGCTGGAGGGCGAGGGCAAGCACCAAAGCGTGGTTGGCGTTGAACTCGCCGATGGTGAAAGGATATCTGCGCCGATAGTCATCAGTAACGCTGATCCGCATAAGACATATATGGGCATGGTGGGACGCGAACGATTGAATGCGGGCCTGCTCAAACAGCTGGACCGGTCGCGTTACTCGGTCACCAGCATCATGCTATTCGTGACCGTGGAAATGGACGTACGCGCCGCTGGTCTCGACTCCGGCAACATCTGGATGCTGCGCGACAACGTGGACATGGAGGTGCTTTTCCGCGACATGTCCCGCAATGACATTCTCACGGACGACGAGTTCCCTGCGGCTTTCATCAGCTGCCCCACACTGAAGGACCCGGCCAGCTTCAACGGCCGTCACCACACCATCGAGATGGTGACCTATCTCGACTACAAGGCCTTTGAACGCTTTGAGGGGATGGAGGAACGATCACTGGAGTACCTCGAATGGAAGGCCCGCATCCAGGAGAAGATGTTGAACGGATTGGAGCGCGTGCTGCCCGGTGTTCGCAAGCATGTGGTGCATGCCGATATCGGAACACCCATCACCAACGAGCACTATGTGCAGAGCACACGGGGCAGCGTGTACGGCACGGAGAAGACCCTGAAGCACGTTGGTCCTTTCGCCTTCAAGCCGAAGTCGCCGATCCGTGGCCTCTATCTCACCGGTGCCAGCACCCTTACGCACGGTGTCGCAGGTGCCTCCATTTCAGGGGTCATTACCGCAGCGCAAGTGCTGGGCTGCGCCAAGGACGATCTCTTGAAGTCCGACCCGACACAACGACTGCGCATCCATGATGCAGAGGATGCCACCACCTGGCCGGAGTTCGTGTTGGCGAAACGAGCGGATCGCGCTCGGCGGTCGGGGGCGCCAGCTGACGTGGGATAGCTCAGATGTGCCGCTTAGCCTTGCCGATTATGCAAGGCGCCCCATCTTCGCCGCATGCGCATTCTTGTCACCGGTAGCAACGGTTTGTTGGGGCAGAAGCTCGTGGCGGCGCTGAAGCACGACCCGGAAGTGCAGCTCATCGCCACTTCCCGGGGAGATGATCGCACACCCGTCCCTTCGGGCTATACGTACACTCCCTTGGATTGCACCGTTGCCGAGCAGGTGCTGACCGTGCTGCGCGATCACCGTCCCGACGCCATCATCCACACGGCTGCCATGACCAACGTGGATGCCTGCGAACTCGAACCCGCTGAGTGCCGCAGGCAAAACGTTCAATCCGTGGAGAACCTGTGCAACGCGGCCAAGACCATCGATTCGCACCTCATCCACCTCAGCACCGACTTCATCTTCGACGGTGAGGCCGGACCGTACAGCGAGGAAGATGAGCCCCGCCCGCTGAGCATCTACGGCCAGAGCAAGCTCGATGCGGAGCGTGCGGTGATGAACGCCGGGCTCCGACGTTGGGCTGTAGCCCGCACCATCATTGTTTACGGCATCGCCCCGGGCCTCAGTCGCAGCAATGTAGTGCTCTGGGCGAAGAGTGCTTTGGAGAAGGGGGAGCCCATCAAGGTGGTGCATGACCAATGGCGCATGCCAACATTGGCCGAGGACTTGGCTGACGGTTGCATCGCCATTGCGAAGGAGCGCGCCACGGGCATCTACAACCTATCGGGCCCCGATGGTATGTCCATCCTGGAACTCGTTCAGCGCGTGGGCAAGTTCTTCGGCTTGGACATCTCCGTGGTCCGCCCCGTTGACAGCGCCAGCCTGAACCAGCCGGCCAAGCGGCCACCTCGTACCGGGTTCGTGCTGGACAAGGCAGTGCGCGACTTGGGATACGCCCCGAGGGGATTTGAAGCAGGTTTGGCCGTGCTCAAGACCCAGTTGGCAGAGGTCAAAGGGCAGCCTTGAACGAGGACCGGTATTGTTTTCGCCTGCAACTGAGCTACATTTGGTCCAACCACAAGAATTTTCCACGGGTCGCACAATACCCACTTGTGGTGAACGTTAAAGCAACCGGACCGGCCTGTTCCACGTCAAAGGACCCGAACCGCCCGAGCCAACCTAAACCCACCGACGCATAGGCATAGACCTCTACCCTGAACTTCTGTTCCACTTAAAAAGGGAAGGTCATGCTTGTGAAGCGTCTTCAGCCCCAAAGGCTTGGGCATCTGTCCGATTCGGACCTGTTGAAACAGTACCTCGAAGGCCGTGAGGAGGCCTTTGCCACACTGCTGCACCGCCACAAGCGGAAGGTGTGGAGCCACATCTACCTCATGGTGCGCGACCGGGAGGTCACCGAGGACATCTTCCAAGAGACCTTCATCAAGGTGGTGAACGTGCTCAAAAGCGACCGCTACACCGACGAAGGGAAGTTCCTGCCTTGGGTGCTGCGAGTAGCGCACAACATGGTCATCGACCATTTCCGCCGGGGCAAGAAGATGCACCTGCTGCGGAGCGATGACGAGCATGACGTATTCGCCCGCATCAAGCAGACCGACCAGAACGTCGAGCAGCGCATGGTGAACGTGCAGATCGATGAGGACGTGCGCAAGCTCATCGACACCCTGCCGCCGGAACAGCGGGAAGTGGTGATCATGCGCACGTACATGAACATGAGCTTCAAGGAGATCGCCGACGTGACCCAGGTGAGCATCAACACCGCTTTGGGCCGTATGCGCTACGCACTCATCAACATGCGCAAGCTCATCGACAAGAACGCCATGATGCTGGAGCGGGCCTGATCGGCCATGGAATGACAGGTTCCGGGGCGGCCCATTGGGCCGCCCCGGTCATTTCGCGACCGGTCGAGGCCGATTTCGCTTGGGGGCACAATACACCGGAACCGAGGGGCGTTGTACACCCGAAATGCAAACCGCATGAACCACACTACCCTTCGTAAACGCCGTTCCACCCGTCCTCGCTTGAACCTCGAACTACAACCCGGACCGCGCCCTGAGACCCTGGCAGCCATACTCGGCTACAGCAAGGCACTGCGGGTGGTGGATGCCCCGCCCATCGGGAAGGTGGCCATCGTACTGAACTGAACCGGCTTATCGGACGGAAGCCCTGCTGCGAGCGGGGCTTTCGTCGTTAGGCTGCCCGTAGTTCCCGCATGGTGACCATCCGCTGTTGGGCGGGGTCCCATGCCTTCAGTCTGAAACAGCGGATGATGTCGGCGGGCCGTAGCGAGGTGCGTTTCGCTTTCACCAGTTCCGGTATGGCGGCGTGCGCCTCCGGCAGCCGGTAGAACGGGATGTGCGCATTGAGGTGATGCACATGGTGAAACCCGATGTTGCCGGTGAACCACTGCATCACCGGGCTCATCTCCATGAAACTGCTGCTGTCCATGGCGGCTTTCACGTAGCTCCAGCCGTCCTTGTCGGCGAACACCGACCCCGGGAAGTTGTGCTGGGCGTAGAACAGGTAGCTGCCCAAGGCGAACGTGACGAGGTAGGGCAGGAAGAACGCGAAGACGAGTCCCTGCCAACCGAAGAAGAACCACGTCGTCCACCCCAACGCAGCGTGGAAAACCAGCGTGAGCAGGCTGTCCCAGTGCTTGCCCCGATTGCTGATGAACGAGTTGAGGCACATGCCGATGATGAACACGAAGAGGTACCCGAAGGCGATGGCGAACGGGTGACGGATGAACAGGTAGGTGAAACGTTCGCTCTTGGTGAGCGTCTTGTACTTCTCCACAGTCACCACCGGGAAGGAGCCGATGCTGCTCGTGTAGAGCTTGCTGTTGTGTTTGTGATGGTGGTCGTGGCTGCGTTTCCAGATGCTGGGCGGGCTGAGCATCCAAACACCATAGAACCAGAAGAAGGCGTTGGCCAGCGGGCTGCGGTTGAGGATGCTTTTGTGCTGGTGGTCGTGGTAGAGGATGAAGACCCGTATGAGCGTTAGGCCCGCCAACACTCCGCTGATGGCCTTCAACCACCAGGTCGGCAGCAACAAAGCACCCAGATACCAAGCCACCAGAACGGCCACGGCCACACCCAAGTGCATCCAGCTCTTGCTGCGTAACTCATGGGCAAAGCGGCGTGTGGCCAGGATCAGGTCCTTGCCCTCAACCGGGGTTTTGTCCACTATGCGGCGGGCCGCTTGTGCTTCCATCGTCGGTGCGTCCACAGCCAAAGGTCGGGCTTATTGCGGATGTCGCGCTCCAAACGTCGGGTATGGAGCTGATTGATGTCATCCTCGGACATCGACCTCGGATCCGCGATGAGCAATTCGGCGCCCATCTCGTAGTAGCCACGCTCGGGCTGTTGTACGGAGATGTACACCACAGGGTAGCCCAGTTTCTTGGCGATGACCCCTGTTCCGGTGAACACCGGCGTGTCCTGGTTGAGGAAGGTGGTCCAGAGTGCTTTCTCGGGCGATGGCGTCTGGTCGGCGATGAAGGCCGTGGCCGTGAGCTGGTGCCTGTCCCGCACCATGCCTTTGAACGTATCGTGCATGGCATAGAGCCGGTTGCCCAAGCGGGTGCGCATGTGCACGATGAGCTTTTCGAAGTGCGGGTTCTGGAGCGGGTGGTAGATGACGATGAGCTGGTGCAGGCCCGGTTCCACGGCGAAGCGCGCACCGGCCAGCTCCCAGTTGCCGTAGTGGCCCATCACGATGATGACGCTCTGCTTCACCTCGACGAACGGTTTGAAGACATCCGCCCCGGGGAAGCTCACCCGCTTGCGGACCTCTTCCTTGGAGACGGTCAACGTCTTCAGTGTCTCCAAGGTGAGGTCGCAGAACCAGCGGTAGAAGCGCTTCATGGTGGCGCGCAGCTCGGCTTCGCTTTTCTCCGGGAAGCTGTTCCGGAGGTTCGTCATCACCACGTCCTTGCGGTAGCCGATGACGTGGAAGAGCAGGACGAAGACGAGGTCGCTGAGCAGGTACAGCAGCGGGAACGGCAGCAACGCGATGCCGTAGAGGAAGGGCAGGGCGATGTAGTAGCCGATGGCGCTCATGGATGGGGCGCGAAGATCAGTCGAAGAGCTCCTTCCTGCCGACCACGCTGCAGATGGGGCACTTGCGCGGGTCGTGCGCCTTGGCCGGGCAATGCTCGCGCCCGAAGTAGATGATGCGCAGGTGGAGGTCGGCCCAGTCCTTCTCGGGGAAGAGCTTCTTCAGGTCGGCCTCGGTGTGCTCCACGCTCTTGCCCGTGCTCAGCGTCCAGCGCCAAGCGAGCCGGTGGATGTGCGTGTCCACCGGGAAGGCCGGCACCCCGAAGGCCTGCACCATGACCACACTGGCGGTCTTGTGGCCCACCGACGGCAGTGCTTCAAGCGCGGTGATGGAGTTCGGCACCTTGCCGCCGTGCTTCTCCAGAATGATCTTGCTCAAACCGTGGATGCCCTTTGCCTTGGCGGGTGCCAACCCGCACGGTCGGATGATGTCCTCGATCTGCTGCACACTCAGCTTCACCATTTGCTGCGGCGTGCGCGCCTTTGCGAAGAGCAGCGGCGTGATCTCGTTCACCTTTTTGTCCGTGCACTGGGCGCTGAGCACCACGGCTACCAGCAGGGTGTACGGGTCTTCGTGGTCGAGCGGGATGGACGTGCGTGGGTAGAGCTCGGCGAGCTTGCGGGAGACGAAGGCGGCTTTTTCGGGGCGGGTCAAGGGTTTGCGAGCATGTGTTACAGCGAGCAGCGCTCAGGTCCAAGCCATCAACTTGTTCAATTGGGTGACACGGATCACTTCGCTGAAGAATCCTGTTGCCAGCCAACCACGGTAGCTCGAAGCGAGCGTGGGGTCCATTTTGTGGAACTCCACCAGTGCGGCGTCATAGCTCAATCCAACACGAAGAAAATGCTCGTGCAATATCGGATCCCTAGGGCTCTTCAAAAGGGTAAGGAGCACGTGGATCGGCTGGATCACCCTTTGAGAATGCAAAAAGGCACCGAACGCGCTGTCCTTTAAGAGCTCTTCGCCTTCGCGTGAAAGAACCAATGGGCCGGTGGTGACGATGGATGGACCAATTCGCGCATGCTCGCGAACGAAGGTTTGGTCAAGACCTTTTTGCGCGAGTAACTGGCCGCATTGCTCCTCGACCGATCGTGCAAGCCCGAGAACAAGATGCGCGATGCTGATTTTCGTGCCACCCGTCAGCAACGCTTCTTCCTTTGCATTCGCGAGCGCATCACGCGTCGATGGAGAGAAGTAGCGTTTCATCAGGTAAGCTACCACGCGAACTCATGCGCGTTCGATCCCCTCACGAACGTATGCGACTGCGTTGGGGTCTTCTCGCCTTCCACATGCACCAAGTTCTGCTGCTCGGCGAAGACATCGTGCAGCAGCGTGTTGGAAACGAGCAGGTCGTTCAGGGTGGCAACACCTTCCACCTGCAAGTAGCAGTACAACGTTTCCCCGTCGAGTTCTTTGCCCACCCACTTCCAGGCCATCTGCTTGTCCTCTTGGAAGAGTGAAAGGTGTTCCATGAAGTAGCGGTTCAACAGGCTGTCGGCCTTGGGGTGCTCCTTGTCCGACCCCAGCTTCAGCTCACCTCGACTTGCCAGCGCGTGTTCAATGTCGTGCGCGGTCATCTGCCACGTCAAGTCGAGCGTCTGCGTTTCCGGCTTGTGACGGATGGTGAGAATGGAGACGAAGAAATCGTGGGGCACCACAAAGGCTGAGGTGACGAGAGCGAGCAGCAGCAAACGCATTGGACAAAGATGGTCTCGGAGCGGGCTGTTCGGCACCGGCCTTCCGTGTTCGGCGATGATCAGCATCTTTGTTCAATGAGCACACCACTATTCCGTATCCCAACGATCATGGCGGCCAAGGCGGTCGCCCTTTCGCTTGTTGCCCAACCCGGAGCGCTTGATCCCACGTTCGCCACCGCTGGCAAGTACGTGCAGGACTTCGGCGCAAACGATAACCTGACATGCGTGAAGGTGCAGCCCGATGGGAAGATCCTTGCCGCCGGCACGGCCATCAACCCGAACTTCTCGGGCAAGTTGCTGGTGATGCGGTTGAACACTGATGGCACGCTCGACAACGGATTCGATGGCGACGGCACACTGATCGTCAACGCCTTCAACGAATCCTATGCGTATGACCTCTTTGTTCAGGCGGACGGCAAGATCGTGGTGGTGGGCGCGCGCTACGACCCGAACTTCTCCGCCTCCATGCTGGCCATGCGCCTGAACGTGGATGGCACCTTGGACACGTCGTTCGGAACGGGCGGCTACAGCGAGCCCAACGTGAGTGCAGCGGATGACTTCGCTTTTGCCGTGGCGCCCTTGGGCAATGGGCAGTTCCTAATGGCCGGCTCACGGATCGACGCCAACTTCAACAACCAACCTGTGGTGATCCGGCTGAACGCGGACGGTTCCGTGGACAACACCTTCGGCAGCAACGGTATTGCCGAGGTAACCGTTGACCAGATCGAGAACCAGTTCTGGAGCGTCGGTGTGCAGACGGACGGGCGCATCGTTGCCAGTGGCAGCTTTTCCGTCGACATCGGCGGGGGGCTCAGCGACCGCGACGTGCTGGTGGCCTGCTTTGACGCGAACGGTGTGCTTGATCCCACCTTCGGCGCGGGCGGCACGGTGGTGAAGGCCATCACCCCGAACGAGCAGGATGTGGCGTTCGGCCAGTCGCTCGATGCATCGGGCAACATCTTCCTGACCGGGTTCACCGAACAAGCGGACTTCACGTACGACGGCTTCCTGTTGGAAATGGACGATGCTGGTGCTGATGTGACCTCTTTCGGTACAGGAGGCACGGTCACCTTCAATCCACCGGTGGACCAGAACGTGTTCTATGATGTGGTACTGCAGCCCGATGGCAAGCCCCTGGTTTGCGGTACCTCCGGTGGTTTCATCTTCAGCCCTCGGGACCAGGTGCTGGCCCGTTACACCACCACAGGTGTGCTGGACAATACGTTCGGTACGAACGGATACGTGCTCAATAGCATCAACGGCGGATTCGACGAGGCCAATGCGCTGGTGTTGCAGAGCGATGGTGCGATCGTCGTCGCAGGGCGCGGCTACTCCGGCACGAACAACGACATCACGGTGTTCCGCCACATCAACGATATCAGCACGTCGGTCGCGGAAGCGGACGAGCCGTTCGCTGTGATGGTGCACCCCAATCCGGCCCGGAGGGGCATGTCCATCACCTTGGGGTCGGTGGAGGATGTGGTGCGCGTCCGGTTGTACGATGCACGCGGCGCGGAGCTGGTGCTCGATGCGCGAACGGTGAACGGTCCTGTGCGCATGCTCACGCTGCCCGCTGGTCTCGCGCCGGGGGCCTATGCGCTTCAGGTGGTCGGCGCCTCGGGCCGCCTCTCCGTCGCGCAGCTGGTGGTTCAGGACTGACCATCGTACGAGCGGCTGATCGTCCTGGCTGCGCATGGCGTGCAGGATGAAGATCGATCTCCTTGAGCAGCTCCACCATCCGCGGATCGCTCAAGTTCCGTTGATGAGCCGCTGGTAGAGCACGTCGGTAACGACGTTCTGCACATCCCGCGCCGGTGCGTATTACCAGCCAACGGGTCGTCCCCGGTGGTCGCCGATGGTCTTCCTGAGGGCCGTTTACATTCGCCCAATGCTGAACCAGCGCTCCCTTGTGGTGCTCGGCGCCTTCGTCGCCTGCACGCTTTCCGCCCAACAGGACCAACGCTACGGCCGCGACAAGTTCCGTCAGCTGGACCAGGAACTGCCCACGCCCAACGAGCAGCGCACCGCCAGCGGCGCCCCCGGCCATGCCTACTGGCAGATGAAGGCCGACTACAACATCAGCGTGGAGATCGACGAGACCACCGGGCCGATGCCGAAGCTCACCGGCAAGGAGACCATAACCTACCACAACCAGAGCCCCGACAAGCTGGACTATCTGTGGCTGCAACTGGACCAGAACATCTTCGAGCCGGGGAGCGATGCCAATCTGATCCGCACGGGAACCGTCGGCGATAGTGTGAGCCTAGACCAAGTGAGCAAGTGGGTGAAGCCCTTCGAAGGTGGCTACAAGATCACAGCGGTGACGGATGTGAACGGCGGCAAGCTGAAGCACACCATCAACAAGACCATGATGCGCATCGATCTGCCCAAGCCGTTGGCACCGGGCGGCACCTACGCGTTCAAGGTGGAATGGTGGAACTGGATCAACGACCGCATGAAGGTGGGCGGCCGCGGCGGCTATGAGCATTTCCCGGAGGAGGACAACTACATCTACACCATCGCCCAGTTCTACCCGCGTATGGCGGCCTACATGGACTACAGCGGATGGATGCACAAGCAGTTCCTCGGTGCCGGTGAATTCACCCTCGACTTCGGCGACTATACCCTGAACATCACCGTGCCGGGCGACCACATGGTGGCTTCCACAGGCGTGCTGCAGAATGAAAGTGCGGTGCTCACCGCCGAGCAACGTTCACGCTTGGCCAAGGCCCGCACCGCCACCGCACCGGTGATGATCGTTACGCCGGAGGAGGCATTGAAGAACGAAAGCAAGAGCGCGGATACGAAGAAGACCGTTGGCAAGAAGACCTGGACCTACAAGGCCACGAACGTGCGCGATGTCGCCTTCGCCAGCAGCCGCAAATTCATTTGGGACGGCATGAACCAACCCGTGGGCACGGCACCGAAGATCACGAACGTGCTCTGCATGAGCTTCTACCCAAAGGAAGGCAATCCGCTCTGGGAGCAATACAGCACCAAGGTGGTGGCACACACCATCAAGACGTACAGCAAGTTCACCTGCGATTACATCTATCCCGTGGCGCAGAGCATCCACACCGACAAGATCGGCATGGAGTACCCGATGATCTGCTTCAACGGCGGGCGCCCGGAGAAGGACGGCACCTACAGCGAACGGACGAAGTATGGCATGATCGGCGTGATCACGCACGAGGTGGGCCACAACTTCTTCCCGATGATCATCAACTCCGATGAGCGTCAGTGGACGTGGATGGACGAGGGCCTCAACACCTTCGTGCAATACCTCACCGAGCAGGAGTGGGACCGCGACTATCCCAGCTGGCGTGGCAAGCCCCGCAACATCGTCGATTACATGAAGGGCGACCCGAACGCCGCGCCGGACAAGGTGAAGGCGCGCATCGAGCCCATCATGACCAACAGCGAGAGCCTAACGCAGTTCGGCAACAATGCTTACGGCAAGCCGTGCACGGCGCTCAACATCCTGCGCGAGACCGTCATGGGCCGCGAACTCTTCGACCACGCCTTCAAGACCTACTGTGAGCGCTGGAAGTTCAAGCACCCCACGCCGGCCGACTTCTTCCGCACGATGGAGGATGCCAGCGGCGTGGACCTCGACTGGTTCTGGCGCGGCTGGTTCTACACCACCGATCATGTGGACATCAGCATCGAGAACCTGAAGTACAAGCGCATGGACCCGCGCGATCCCGTGCAGGCCGAGAAGCTGAAGCGCGAGGACAAGTCGCGCGAGGTGGTGGACATCAGCCGCGAGCGCAACAAGACCGACGTGACGCAAGTGGTGGTGGAGCGCGACCCCAGCACCAAGGACTTCTACAACAGCTTCGACC
Protein-coding sequences here:
- a CDS encoding M1 family metallopeptidase; this encodes MLNQRSLVVLGAFVACTLSAQQDQRYGRDKFRQLDQELPTPNEQRTASGAPGHAYWQMKADYNISVEIDETTGPMPKLTGKETITYHNQSPDKLDYLWLQLDQNIFEPGSDANLIRTGTVGDSVSLDQVSKWVKPFEGGYKITAVTDVNGGKLKHTINKTMMRIDLPKPLAPGGTYAFKVEWWNWINDRMKVGGRGGYEHFPEEDNYIYTIAQFYPRMAAYMDYSGWMHKQFLGAGEFTLDFGDYTLNITVPGDHMVASTGVLQNESAVLTAEQRSRLAKARTATAPVMIVTPEEALKNESKSADTKKTVGKKTWTYKATNVRDVAFASSRKFIWDGMNQPVGTAPKITNVLCMSFYPKEGNPLWEQYSTKVVAHTIKTYSKFTCDYIYPVAQSIHTDKIGMEYPMICFNGGRPEKDGTYSERTKYGMIGVITHEVGHNFFPMIINSDERQWTWMDEGLNTFVQYLTEQEWDRDYPSWRGKPRNIVDYMKGDPNAAPDKVKARIEPIMTNSESLTQFGNNAYGKPCTALNILRETVMGRELFDHAFKTYCERWKFKHPTPADFFRTMEDASGVDLDWFWRGWFYTTDHVDISIENLKYKRMDPRDPVQAEKLKREDKSREVVDISRERNKTDVTQVVVERDPSTKDFYNSFDPLTATERELKEFEKWKKNLKPEELALLDQDLHIYEVSFKNIGGLVMPVILAWEYVDGTKEVERIPAELWKTSDEVTKVFVKRKEVKSVTLDPFLETADCDLNNNSWPPRMVPTRFDVFKENQWKQPNPMQMERNKMTGGEMKGK